CCCGTCCCCTGGGCCGGCTCCACGCCACCTCGCTCCTGGCCTGGCTCGGGGCGGGGGCGCTGGCGCGAGTGGCGCCGGGGCCGCTTCCGCCGCCGGGCGCTCCGGTGGAGCTGCTGCCGCTCCTTCCCTGGGAGGCGGCGGATACGCCCGCCCCGGGAGAGGAGGTGGCGGAGGGGTGACGGAGCGCATCGCCGTGCTCTCGGTGGTCGGCCGCCACAAGTCGGGCAAGACGACGCTCATCGAGGGGCTCCTGGGGCAGCTTCGCCGGCGCGGCCTGCGCGTGGCGACGCTCAAGCACGACGCCCACGGCTTCGACATCGACATCCCGGGCAAGGACTCCTGGCGCCACCGCCAGGCCGGTGCCGAGCTGGTGGTGATCGCCTCGCCGGGGCGCCTAGCGCTGGTGCAGGAACTCCGCCGGGAGGAGCCGCTGGCCGCGCTCCTCGAGCTGGCGGCCCAACGGGCGCCGGGGATCGACCTGATCCTGACCGAGGGCTACCGGACCGGCCCGCTGCCCAAGATCGAGGTGGTGGAGCACGGCCGCGGCGCGCCGCTGACGGCGGGCGAGCCGGCCCTCCTGGCGCTGGCCGCCGACCGGCTTCCCTTCGAGGAAGCCCCGCCGGGCGTGCCCTGTTTCGACCGGAACGACTATGCGGGCCTGGCCGAGCTGCTCCTGGCCCGGCTGCCGGAGCTGCGCCGCCTCGGACCGCTCCCGCCGACCCGCCCATGAGCGGCCTCCCCGAAGACGACCGGCGGCGCTGGAACCGCCGCTACGCCGCCGGGCGCGGACCGCGCCAGGAGCCCGACCCCTTCTTGGTCGCCTCCCGTCCCTGGCTTCTGCCCGCGACGGATTGCGGCGGGCCGGGCGGCCCGCGGCCTCGGCGCGCCCTGGACCTGGCCTCCGGACCGGGCGGCAACAGCCTCTGGCTGGCCGGAGAGGGATGGCGGGTGGAGGCGCTGGACATCTCCGACGTGGCCCTGGAGCGGCTTCTCGCCGAGGCCTCGCGGCGCGGGCTGGACGGGCGCGTGGCGGCGCGCCGCGTCGACCTCCGCCTCTGGCGCCTGCCGCACGACCAGGAAGCGGGCTACGACCTGGCGCTCATGACCTGGTACCTGGAGCGCCGGCTGCTGGGCGAGATGCGGCGCGCGGTCAGACCGGGCGGCCTGGTGCTGGTCCGGACCTTCCTGCGCGGCACGCGGCGCCCGCTCCCGCCGGACTGGATCCTGGAGCCCGGCGAGCTGGGGCGGGCCTTCGCCGGCTGGACGACGCTCCGGATGCGCGAGGCGACGGCGCTGGGCGAGGCGGCCTATCTCGGCCGGCGCCCCTGCTGAGGCGGCACCGGGCCCCGCCGGCTCAGGCGGGCCCGCGCGCGCGGCCCGGCCGCATGCGCCGGAGCGCGCGGCGCAGCCGCTCCCGCTGGCCCGCCTCGCCCCCGCTCCGCCGCAGCAGCTCCTCGCCCAGCGCCGCGGCCCGCTCCGGCTTCCGCCGCCCCAGCCAGAGCAGCGCGCGCAGCGCCGGCTCCCAGGGGAGGTCCGTCTTCTCGGCCAGCGCGGCGCCCAGCTCCTCGGCCAGCTGGTCCGCCTCGCCCTCCTCGGCCAGCGCCTGCACCAGCGCCGCGCGGCCCGCACGGCGGCGGAGCGCCGCCCGCGCCCCGGGGGCCACCTCCGGCCAGCGGCCCAGGCGGAGCGCCGCCTCCCGCAGGCGCCGGTAGCTCTCCAGGTCGGCTTCCTCGGCGAAGTTGGCCGTGCGCAGTGCCAGCGCCTCGCCCTCCTCGCCGGAGAGCGCCAGGAGCTGCGCCAGGCGCTCGCGCCAGTAGCGGACGGCCGCCGCCCCCTCGGCCGCCGCCAGCGCCTGGCGCGCGGCGGCCACGGCGCCGGCCAGGTCGCCCTCCGCCAGGCGCCCCTCCACCCTGCGCTCGCCCACCGCAGGCAGCCCCGAGGCCTCCTCCAGCGCCCGCTCCGCCTCCCCGCCCCGGCCGCGCAGAACCAGAAGGTCGGCCAGCGCCAGGACGGCCCGCTCCCGCGCCTCGCCCGCCGGCTCCTGCCCGAGCCGGCGGGCCGCCTCGGCCTCCCCCGCGGCCGCGCGCAACAGAGCCTCCACGGCCCCGCGCGGGTCGAGGCGCAGCGCCGCCCGGAGAAAGCGCGCATAAAGCCCCGCGGGCAGCTCGGGCTCGACCAGCGCCCGCGCCAGGAGACGGAGGCCTGCGGCCGCCCCCTCCGCCCCGCCCCGCTCCGCCTCCTCCAGCCAGCGCTCCGCCGCGCCCGCCCAGGGCTGCGGCAGGAGCCGCGCACGCAACGCCCGCGGCAGGTCGAGCGCGCGCCGAAGCAGCTCCGCCCCCGTCTCCAGCCTTTGGCGGCGCAGCTCCCCGTCCTCGCCCCCGCGGGGCGCCAGGGCGGCGGCCAAGCGTTCGAAGCGCGCCGCCGCCTCCCCCGGCTGCTCGCCCAGG
This portion of the Bacillota bacterium genome encodes:
- a CDS encoding class I SAM-dependent methyltransferase — its product is MSGLPEDDRRRWNRRYAAGRGPRQEPDPFLVASRPWLLPATDCGGPGGPRPRRALDLASGPGGNSLWLAGEGWRVEALDISDVALERLLAEASRRGLDGRVAARRVDLRLWRLPHDQEAGYDLALMTWYLERRLLGEMRRAVRPGGLVLVRTFLRGTRRPLPPDWILEPGELGRAFAGWTTLRMREATALGEAAYLGRRPC
- a CDS encoding SWIM zinc finger domain-containing protein, producing the protein MSGLPPALDEARLAELAGLRNLEEGRDYWLLGRVRERVRWGERLAGRVEGWRDTYRVTLQALPGGLESLCTCGRRQPCRHAVALLLAWGREPGSFADLEALAALWEGASRGELAELFWRFLEAPGQPLEALAGAGAGRAWEARSPGERVAGLEGFLGEQPGEAAARFERLAAALAPRGGEDGELRRQRLETGAELLRRALDLPRALRARLLPQPWAGAAERWLEEAERGGAEGAAAGLRLLARALVEPELPAGLYARFLRAALRLDPRGAVEALLRAAAGEAEAARRLGQEPAGEARERAVLALADLLVLRGRGGEAERALEEASGLPAVGERRVEGRLAEGDLAGAVAAARQALAAAEGAAAVRYWRERLAQLLALSGEEGEALALRTANFAEEADLESYRRLREAALRLGRWPEVAPGARAALRRRAGRAALVQALAEEGEADQLAEELGAALAEKTDLPWEPALRALLWLGRRKPERAAALGEELLRRSGGEAGQRERLRRALRRMRPGRARGPA
- the mobB gene encoding molybdopterin-guanine dinucleotide biosynthesis protein B; translated protein: MTERIAVLSVVGRHKSGKTTLIEGLLGQLRRRGLRVATLKHDAHGFDIDIPGKDSWRHRQAGAELVVIASPGRLALVQELRREEPLAALLELAAQRAPGIDLILTEGYRTGPLPKIEVVEHGRGAPLTAGEPALLALAADRLPFEEAPPGVPCFDRNDYAGLAELLLARLPELRRLGPLPPTRP